Proteins found in one Fulvitalea axinellae genomic segment:
- a CDS encoding quinol:cytochrome C oxidoreductase codes for MSEEKFIFTAGAKKKLIIMLVVGVVLTVLGIVMANSGGHGHEEVAAAAGHGADATHGGGHGGGAGWLKRLYTSLWINNVYFVGLALVGVLFVALQYVTQAGWSAPIKRVPEAFGYWLPIGGVLMIVTFLVANHDLFHWTHEYLYDKASPEYDSILDNKKAYLNFGFFLGRTVVYFVVWTLLFFLIRKYSLLEDKVGGTEPWYKIRKYSVIFVVFFGVTSSTSAWDWVMSVDPHWFSTLFGWYVFSSYFVAGLAGITFLVLKLKDYGYLKVVKADHIHDMGKFVFGFSVFWTYLWFSQFLLYYYSNIPEETIYYVDRLVNDHYSPYFLSLVFINFVIPFFVLMTRDSKRQGAILKIACIVILIGHWLDFFMMITPGIMKNEGSIGFMEVGVTLVYLSAFLFVALTQLSKAGLVAHKHPMMKEAMHHHI; via the coding sequence ATGTCGGAAGAGAAATTCATATTCACCGCCGGCGCTAAGAAGAAGTTGATCATTATGCTTGTCGTCGGTGTAGTGCTGACGGTTCTTGGCATCGTGATGGCTAACTCTGGCGGACACGGACATGAGGAGGTGGCAGCTGCCGCCGGACATGGCGCCGACGCCACGCATGGTGGCGGTCACGGCGGAGGAGCCGGGTGGCTCAAGCGCCTTTACACCAGTTTGTGGATCAACAACGTTTATTTTGTCGGTCTGGCACTGGTTGGCGTTTTGTTCGTAGCGTTGCAATACGTTACGCAGGCCGGTTGGTCCGCGCCTATCAAGCGTGTTCCTGAGGCTTTCGGTTATTGGTTGCCGATCGGCGGCGTGCTGATGATCGTTACGTTTTTGGTCGCTAACCACGACCTGTTCCACTGGACGCACGAATACCTGTACGACAAGGCAAGCCCTGAGTACGATTCTATTCTTGATAACAAGAAAGCGTACCTGAACTTTGGCTTCTTCTTGGGCCGTACGGTAGTTTACTTTGTAGTCTGGACTTTGTTGTTCTTCTTGATCCGCAAGTATTCGCTTCTTGAGGATAAGGTTGGGGGAACAGAGCCTTGGTACAAAATCCGTAAATACTCGGTTATCTTTGTCGTTTTCTTCGGCGTTACGTCGTCTACTTCGGCTTGGGACTGGGTAATGTCAGTAGATCCGCACTGGTTCTCTACATTGTTCGGATGGTACGTGTTCTCAAGTTACTTTGTTGCCGGATTGGCGGGCATCACCTTCTTGGTGCTTAAGCTGAAAGACTACGGCTACCTGAAAGTTGTGAAAGCTGACCACATTCATGACATGGGTAAATTCGTATTCGGATTCAGCGTATTCTGGACTTACCTTTGGTTCTCGCAGTTTCTTCTGTACTACTACTCCAACATTCCGGAAGAGACTATCTACTACGTTGACCGTTTGGTAAATGACCATTACTCGCCTTATTTCCTTTCGTTGGTGTTCATCAACTTCGTGATTCCATTCTTCGTATTGATGACCCGCGACTCGAAACGTCAAGGGGCTATTCTCAAAATCGCTTGTATTGTTATCCTCATAGGCCACTGGCTCGATTTCTTCATGATGATCACTCCAGGTATCATGAAAAACGAAGGCTCGATCGGTTTCATGGAGGTTGGCGTTACGCTCGTGTACCTCAGTGCGTTCCTCTTCGTAGCTTTGACCCAGCTTTCGAAGGCCGGACTCGTGGCGCACAAGCATCCGATGATGAAAGAAGCTATGCATCACCATATCTAA
- a CDS encoding cytochrome c, which translates to MKRMIKSIYKLALFAGIPAAMFSCKAEGNYPGREYAPNMYHSVAYEPLKQITDKEAGMWVSNRSDGYGEYFNSNTYNKFEMNMRTPPANTVARNADGFLPYRVPKDSINFAAANVKSPLPASESVIADGEILYGKFCQPCHGATGQGDGLVGKVFKGVPAYNKGRYATLSEGHVFHVITYGKGRMGAHASQLNQRERWEIVRYVQTLQKQ; encoded by the coding sequence ATGAAGCGAATGATCAAGAGCATATACAAATTGGCCTTGTTCGCGGGAATTCCCGCCGCCATGTTCTCATGCAAGGCCGAAGGCAACTACCCGGGACGCGAGTATGCGCCGAACATGTATCACTCGGTGGCCTATGAGCCGTTGAAGCAGATCACGGACAAAGAAGCCGGAATGTGGGTGAGTAACCGTTCGGACGGTTATGGCGAGTACTTCAACTCGAATACCTATAACAAGTTCGAAATGAACATGCGTACGCCTCCGGCTAACACCGTGGCGAGAAACGCAGACGGGTTCTTGCCTTACCGAGTGCCGAAAGACAGCATCAACTTTGCGGCGGCGAATGTGAAAAGCCCGTTGCCGGCCAGTGAGTCTGTAATTGCCGATGGAGAAATCCTTTACGGTAAGTTTTGCCAGCCGTGCCACGGAGCTACCGGGCAGGGCGACGGTCTTGTAGGTAAGGTGTTCAAAGGTGTTCCCGCTTATAACAAGGGACGCTACGCTACGCTTTCCGAAGGTCACGTGTTCCATGTGATCACTTACGGAAAAGGCCGTATGGGCGCGCACGCCTCGCAGTTGAATCAGCGCGAGCGTTGGGAAATTGTCCGTTACGTGCAAACACTTCAGAAACAATAA
- a CDS encoding DUF3341 domain-containing protein, whose translation MSKTSNKFILGLFDDEDVLLDGVKRVRGAGVNIHEVFTPFPVHGLEHALGYKRSRMPVAAFIFGATGTTLALTMMYYMMYFDWPMIIGGKDFAAFPDFIPVTFELTVLLASFGMVGTFFITNDLKPYKKPVIFDIRATDDRHVMAIELDKNSGKSYDELAEILSGSGAVEVKDKTFED comes from the coding sequence ATGAGCAAGACAAGCAATAAATTTATCCTTGGGTTATTCGACGACGAGGACGTATTGTTGGACGGCGTCAAGCGCGTTCGCGGAGCGGGCGTCAATATACACGAGGTTTTCACTCCGTTTCCGGTACACGGACTTGAGCACGCGTTGGGCTATAAGCGCTCGCGAATGCCTGTAGCGGCATTTATTTTCGGCGCTACGGGTACTACGTTGGCCCTGACCATGATGTATTACATGATGTATTTTGACTGGCCGATGATTATCGGCGGTAAGGATTTCGCAGCGTTTCCGGACTTCATTCCGGTAACCTTCGAACTTACCGTACTTTTGGCTTCGTTCGGTATGGTGGGGACATTCTTCATCACCAACGACCTGAAGCCATACAAAAAGCCGGTTATTTTCGATATCCGCGCCACGGACGACCGGCACGTAATGGCGATCGAACTGGACAAGAACAGCGGTAAGTCATACGACGAGCTTGCCGAGATCCTGAGCGGATCCGGTGCGGTAGAGGTTAAGGACAAAACTTTCGAGGACTGA